In one Helicoverpa zea isolate HzStark_Cry1AcR chromosome 5, ilHelZeax1.1, whole genome shotgun sequence genomic region, the following are encoded:
- the LOC124630435 gene encoding uncharacterized protein LOC124630435 produces MAAHASRSLAVLLTVLTLVVAKYAELESWRGAGRPATAAQEAEDEKRDIELLEAVKESMKEWEQKRARTRSKRSQGSVCYGEFGCFEDAGPFAYLETLPSSPQEVGTHFLLYSTVSRGDQPLLAVSASNMSAAWGWAARAFEPNRPTRVIVHGFGSNCDNVWVYEMRSALMAVEECNVVCVDWEGGASMPNYLRAAANTRLVGKQLAMLLQGFAKHIDLRFEDVHLIGFSLGAHVAGFAGSELRNISRITGLDPAGPLFEFQDPRARLDRSDAKFVDVIHSNGETLILGGLGAAQPLGHVDFYPNGGRVQHGCSNLFVGAVSDFVLPWAAASPEGRSLCNHRRAYKFFTDSVSPKCHFPAFPCADYDTFLEGRCFPCDGQRRCGNMGYYADRSLGRGQLYLLTREEEPFCAHQYHVSVWAGSGSGDKANFGRVTLTLHGDSGLNESFPMTKREDIVNGSARFTRVLVPHPALGVPLRATVHYAGYSGWLSASAKSIHIHKLLITDSFSKTSSFCKKGIQLLSEESIEMPLYPGDCEIQQDNDLLNSTNINHEYINNKPNTTKEEANAIDPVDNELPEELPQRPFTLVDTYEWTGGENTGRAFGMTNTKTAPSGAIEIAEPVLRPRLRKTPRQRADSPDEQEISEPLLRATRPPRTTTMPPIRKAKNYDMSTTPTYETATWGERAEKEETGFVVQFLPSRLASFISRAERYARDTLLPLVSAYAPRLPIFGSREVPKPTARFIPTEDVNVTSSVPVPTPTLEMKIETLRTVGPPGTKRDFESPEDPEIPVTTTTTTTTTTSTTTTPSTTTTDRIRASPTEMLKIVPAPSASTSTALPPVAIKSDGEKIVIVYPSNARDERKIRSHSYPEEMQFEALYRHTGSPTDLHVDLPTFTPPTTTLAPSTTSKPKSEARYIPVGYVKPGDEVDTMSKPT; encoded by the exons AGGAGGCCGAGGATGAGAAACGAGACATCGAACTGCTAGAAGCAGTCAAGGAGTCTATGAAAGAATGGGAGCAGAAGAGAGCTCGGACAAG GAGTAAACGATCTCAAGGCAGCGTCTGCTATGGAGAATTCGGATGTTTCGAAGATGCTGGTCCTTTCGCGTACTTGGAGACGCTGCCCAGCTCACCGCAGGAGGTCGGCACACACTTCCTGCTCTACTCTACCGTCAGCAG AGGAGACCAGCCACTCCTGGCTGTGTCAGCGAGCAACATGTCTGCGGCATGGGGCTGGGCTGCAAGGGCCTTCGAGCCCAACCGTCCAACCAGGGTGATCGTCCACGGCTTCGGCTCTAACTGTGACAATGTGTGGGTTTACGAAATGAGGTCGGCTTTAATGGCTGTT GAAGAATGTAACGTGGTCTGTGTAGATTGGGAGGGCGGGGCATCGATGCCGAACTATCTCCGAGCGGCTGCGAACACGAGACTTGTTGGAAAACAGCTGGCTATGTTGTTGCAAG GTTTCGCCAAGCATATAGATTTGAGATTCGAGGATGTTCACCTGATCGGTTTTAGTTTAGGCGCTCATGTCGCTGGATTTGCTGGCTCGGAATTACGGAATATTAGTCGAATAACAG GATTAGACCCAGCGGGTCCTCTCTTCGAGTTCCAAGACCCCCGGGCTCGTTTGGACCGATCTGATGCCAAATTCGTGGATGTCATTCACTCCAACGGCGAGACTCTGATACTTGGCGGTCTCGGGGCTGCACAACCTTTAGGCCACGTCGACTTTTACCCCAACGGAGGAAGGGTGCAACATGGATGTTCAAActt ATTTGTGGGTGCGGTCTCAGATTTTGTCCTGCCATGGGCGGCAGCGTCACCCGAAGGCCGCTCGCTGTGTAACCACAGACGCGCCTACAAATTCTTCACCGACTCAGTGTCACCTAAATGTCACTTCCCGGCTTTCCCCTGCGCCGATTACGACACCTTCCTCGAG GGCCGGTGTTTCCCCTGCGACGGGCAGCGACGATGCGGCAACATGGGCTACTATGCAGACCGGTCCCTGGGACGCGGCCAGCTTTATTTACTAACCAGAGAGGAAGAACCGTTTTGTG ctCATCAATATCACGTTTCGGTGTGGGCCGGCAGCGGATCGGGAGACAAGGCGAACTTTGGCAGAGTGACGCTGACCTTACACGGGGACTCTGGACTCAACGAGTCTTTCCCAATGACCAA ACGCGAGGACATAGTGAACGGCAGCGCTCGATTCACCCGCGTTCTCGTCCCACACCCCGCACTGGGCGTGCCTCTCCGCGCCACGGTCCACTACGCGGGGTACTCCGGCTGGCTCAGTGCCAGCGCCAAGTCCATACACATACACAAACTTCTCATCACCGATAGCTTCTCTAAGAC GTCTTCATTCTGTAAGAAAGGAATCCAGTTATTGTCTGAAGAATCAATAGAAATGCCACTCTATCCAGGCGATTGTGAAATACAACAG GATAACGATTTATTAAATTCAACGAACATCAACCACGAATACATAAACAACAAACCAAATACAACGAAAGAAGAGGCCAACGCTATCGATCCTGTTGACAACGAACTGCCCGAGGAGTTGCCTCAGCGTCCCTTCACACTTGTGGACACATACGAGTGGACGGGAGGCGAGAACACCGGCCGAGCATTCGGCATGACCAACACCAAAACTGCTCCCAGCGGCGCCATCGAGATCGCCGAGCCAGTGCTCCGACCACGACTTCGAAAGACACCTCGACAGCGAGCCGACTCGCCCGACGAACAAGAGATATCTGAACCCCTACTGAGAGCAACACGACCACCTAGGACAACAACAATGCCTCCGATTCGAAAAGCCAAGAATTACGACATGTCCACCACACCCACTTATGAAACCGCCACGTGGGGCGAGAGGGCAGAAAAAGAAGAAACTGGATTTGTCGTACAATTCCTGCCTTCAAGACTGGCATCGTTCATCTCGAGGGCCGAGAGATACGCCAGGGATACTTTACTACCTCTAGTGTCAGCCTATGCACCACGCTTGCCAATATTCGGTTCCCGAGAGGTACCGAAACCAACTGCGAGGTTTATTCCCACCGAGGATGTGAATGTCACAAGTTCTGTGCCAGTGCCAACACCTACTTTAGAGATGAAGATCGAGACATTGCGGACGGTAGGACCGCCGGGGACCAAGCGCGATTTTGAATCTCCTGAGGACCCGGAGATTCCGGTGACGACTACAACGACCACTACTACAACTACGAGTACAACTACTACGCCATCGACCACCACCACAGATAGAATCCGAGCGTCACCCACTGAGATGCTCAAAATAGTGCCGGCACCATCAGCGTCCACCAGTACAGCACTACCGCCTGTGGCGATAAAAAGTGATGGCGAGAAGATTGTCATCGTGTACCCAAGCAATGCGAGAGACGAGAGGAAGATTCGCTCCCATTCTTACCCTGAGGAGATGCAGTTCGAAGCTTTGTACCGGCACACGGGGTCGCCGACGGACTTGCACGTGGACCTGCCTACATTCACGCCGCCGACCACGACGCTGGCGCCCTCTACTACGTCAAAACCCAAGAGTGAAGCGAGATACATTCCAGTAGGCTACGTCAAACCAGGAGACGAAGTAGATACTATGTCTAAACCTACGTAG
- the LOC124630436 gene encoding ruvB-like helicase 1, which translates to MKIEEVKSTAKTQRISAHSHIKGLGLDENGVPIQMAAGLVGQESAREAAGIVVDMIRSKKMAGRALLLAGPPGTGKTAIALAIAQDLGTKVPFCPMVGSEVYSTEIKKTEVLMENFRRAIGLRIRETKEVYEGEVTELTPVETENAAGGYGKTVSHVIIGLKTAKGTKSLKLDPTIYESLQKEKVEVGDVIYIEANSGAVKRQGRSDTFATEFDLEAEEYVPLPKGEVHKKKEVVQDVTLHDLDCANAKPQGGQDIMSMMGQLMKPKKTEITDKLRKEINKVVNKYIDQGIAELVPGVLFIDEVHMLDIETFTYLHRALESAIAPIVIFATNRGKCQIRGTEDIISPHGIPLDLLDRLLIIRTLPYNKAELLQILKLRAATEGIAIEEEALTALSEVGANSTLRYAAQLLTPASLAARADGSQRITPAHITSVHTLFLDAKSSARILTQHSDKYMK; encoded by the exons ATGAAGATTGAGGAAGTGAAAAGTACCGCTAAAACCCAAAGAATATCAGCACACAGTCATATAAAAGGATTAGGCTTGGATGAAAATGGAGTTCCTATTCAAATGGCAGCCGGTCTCGTGGGGCAAGAATCTGCGAGAGAG GCTGCAGGAATAGTAGTGGACATGATCAGGAGCAAGAAGATGGCTGGCCGAGCCTTGCTGCTGGCTGGGCCACCGGGGACAGGCAAAACTGCGATTGCTTTAGCTATAGCACAGGACCTGGGTACTAAA GTGCCATTTTGCCCAATGGTAGGCAGTGAAGTCTACAGTACTGAAATTAAGAAAACTGAGGTGCTTATGGAGAATTTCCGGCGTGCCATAGGCCTACGTATCCGTGAGACCAAAGAAGTTTATGAGGGAGAAGTCACTGAACTCACACCTGTAGAAACCGAAAATGCAGCTGgag GTTATGGCAAGACAGTGTCTCATGTTATCATTGGGCTGAAGACAGCCAAAGGCACGAAGTCGCTGAAGTTGGACCCCACCATTTATGAATCACTGCAGAAGGAGAAGGTGGAAGTCGGTGATGTTATCTACATTGAGGCCAACTCTGGTGCTGTCAAGAGGCAGGGAAGAAGTGATACTTTTGCCACCGAGTTTGATCTTGAG GCTGAAGAATATGTTCCACTACCAAAAGGCGAAGTTCACAAAAAGAAGGAAGTAGTCCAGGACGTGACACTGCATGACTTGGACTGTGCCAACGCCAAGCCTCAGGGCGGACAGGATATCATGTCCATGATGGGGCAGCTCATGAAACCAAAGAAGACTGAGATAACTG ATAAGCTGAGGAAAGAAATCAACAAAGTAGTAAACAAATACATAGACCAAGGAATAGCTGAATTGGTACCTGGGGTTCTTTTCATAGATGAG GTTCACATGCTAGACATCGAAACATTCACGTATCTGCATCGAGCTCTCGAGTCAGCTATTGCACCAATAGTCATCTTTGCTACTAATAGAGGAAAATGCCAAATTAG agggACTGAAGACATTATTTCACCACATGGAATCCCACTGGATCTTCTCGACAGATTACTCATCATTCGTACTTTACCATACAACAAAGCTGAACTTTTGCAG ATCTTGAAACTCCGTGCGGCGACTGAAGGAATAGCTATTGAAGAGGAGGCTCTTACTGCTCTATCTGAAGTAGGCGCCAACAGTACTCTGAG GTATGCAGCCCAACTCCTGACCCCAGCATCACTGGCAGCCCGCGCCGACGGTTCTCAACGCATCACTCCAGCCCACATCACGTCTGTGCACACTCTATTCCTCGACGCCAAGTCCTCAGCCCGTATCCTCACCCAGCATTCCGATAAGTACATGAAGTAA
- the LOC124630288 gene encoding importin-13 produces MEYSAQNLEYAVSVFYNGEQSERAKAHAWLTTAQRVPEAWNFVWELLQPSKGTEIQFYAATTLHTKILRCWNEVPPESYEELKDKLLQAVFTYSKGPKIVTNRLCISLAAFILQQGTVDLATILRPLSTVENTTLLLEVLTVIPEEYNSMTMGSALRSRNRTALQQACPAVLDDMLRCLQTVYNTEYTKEPPSEQTVQSWVTAATCACSWLTLGGEDAAEHASGALPDRMPLCRALLAVVQLLYTWNPAVSDTPLDACEACLSAVRAAGGTTAASHYPASALQLLSDLAALAAPLMARDNVPNSINEELLAALITCCVSLGECHAHALVQAAEGDNVEGSGGARQLIELVLAAQAAPGHYPLHETRSNLTFGFWYTIQDEILNLMDRTHDIHPVWREVFSRLLATLVTKSSAPNDVTLSKDDLELLRCYRQDIADTVMYCYGVLGEWCWTTVEAAYSAATNESGREAALHVFAALADAAPAQRAPPPLVALIHHALNVAHTSTNKRMLNTALDCLGGYASWVSSVSEARELGRACVRAAGAALPRCPPAAALALRKLAADCSAPAAALAPDIVQAAQTFESSAGRSDAWVRRQLVAAAGAALAAAEPDAAGPLLRPLAHSLRDDLATQGSAGSGDSKSRAAGAAECCAALLAALAPQSVLAAALFRTIAPALPPYANDPALVEPMFYILRQTVSSLIDDCMPLVSDIAQLIVAGFNTYPCASGLDVVKLVVLALGSEWSDARALLQASVSASVRALAPDPSARPDLTEGLFTLLQAVTKKKPQFVDWLEDLLPDLVELACGCVRMWEVAGSRAACGWLSALAAQRPLCLQPRAPALTAAALSCIGGATPRNQIEPLAELLLSLNRASWRDAELAGWLRAALAAPGFPTPHATDPHKHKFIQAVVKEKSSKRRLLETVQEFSLVCRGLVDTEYARQTLASKQLVA; encoded by the exons ATGGAGTATTCAGCTCAGAATTTAGAATATGCAGTGTCTGTATTCTACAATGGAGAGCAAAGCGAAAGGGCAAAGGCCCACGCGTGGCTTACAACTGCGCAAAGAGTCCCAGAAGCTTGGAATTTCGTGTGGGAATTACTGCAACCCAGCAAG GGCACAGAGATTCAGTTCTATGCTGCAACAACACTGCACACTAAGATCCTGCGCTGCTGGAATGAGGTGCCACCGGAGAGTTACGAGGAGTTGAAGGATAAATTACTGCAGGCTGTATTCACGTACTCCAAGGGCCCCAAGATTGTTACTAACAGATTATGTATCAGT TTGGCAGCATTTATCCTTCAGCAAGGCACAGTGGACCTGGCTACAATATTAAGGCCACTGTCTACTGTAGAAAATACCACACTATTATTAGAAGTTTTAACTGTGATACCTGAAGAA TATAACAGCATGACAATGGGTTCAGCATTGAGGAGCAGGAACCGCACCGCTCTGCAGCAGGCTTGCCCGGCTGTTTTAGATGATATGCTCCGATGTTTACAAACTGTATAcaa TACGGAGTACACCAAAGAGCCTCCATCCGAGCAGACAGTGCAGTCCTGGGTGACGGCAGCTACTTGCGCTTGCAGCTGGCTCACACTAGGAGGGGAGGATGCGGCCGAACACGCATCAGGAGCCCTACCTGATAGAATGCCCCTCTGTCGTGCGTTGTTGGCCGTTGTGCAACTGTTGTATAC ATGGAATCCAGCAGTAAGCGACACGCCGCTGGACGCGTGTGAAGCGTGTTTATCAGCTGTGCGTGCAGCGGGAGGGACGACGGCGGCATCACACTACCCCGCCTCAGCGCTGCAGCTGCTGAGCGATCTAGCGGCACTGGCAGCGCCTCTCATGGCAAGAGACAACGTGCCCAACTCCATCAATGAG GAGCTACTAGCAGCACTTATAACCTGCTGCGTCTCCCTGGGCGAGTGCCACGCTCACGCACTAGTGCAGGCGGCGGAGGGGGACAACGTGGAGGGGTCGGGGGGAGCGAGGCAGCTTATCGAGCTGGTATTAGCAGCTCAGGCGGCGCCCGGACACTATCCGCTGCATGAGACGAGGTCTAACCTCACGTTCGGCTTCTGGTATACTATACAG GATGAAATACTAAACCTAATGGATAGAACGCACGACATCCACCCAGTATGGCGGGAGGTATTCTCTCGTCTCCTAGCAACGCTGGTCACCAAGTCTTCCGCGCCCAATGACGTCACGCTTTCCAAAGATGATCTCGAGTTGTTAAGGTGTTATCGACAGGATATCGCTGATACTGTG ATGTACTGCTACGGCGTCCTAGGCGAGTGGTGCTGGACGACGGTAGAAGCCGCGTACTCCGCGGCGACCAATGAGAGTGGTCGAGAGGCGGCGCTTCACGTGTTCGCGGCTCTGGCCGACGCCGCCCCCGCGCAGCGAGCCCCGCCCCCTCTCGTGGCGCTCATACATCACGCTCTCAATGTAGCACATACTTCCACTAACAAACGTATGCTCAACACCGCGCTGGATTGTCTTG GTGGTTACGCGTCCTGGGTGAGCTCAGTGAGCGAGGCCCGCGAGCTGGGCCGCGCCTGCGTCCGCGCAGCCGGCGCCGCGTTGCCGCGCTGCCCGCCCGCCGCGGCGCTGGCGCTGCGCAAGCTAGCGGCTGACTGCAGTGCCCCGGCTGCGGCGTTAGCGCCTGATATTGTGCAGGCCGCTCAG ACATTCGAGAGCAGCGCGGGTCGGTCAGACGCGTGGGTGCGGCGCCAGCTAgtcgcggcggcgggcgcggcgctcGCGGCTGCCGAGCCTGATGCGGCCGGACCTTTACTAAGACCTCTCGCACACTCGCTCAGAGACGACCTGGCTACACAG GGCTCAGCAGGGTCCGGCGACAGCAAGTCCCGCGCGGCTGGCGCGGCGGAGTGTTGCGCCGCACTGCTGGCCGCGCTGGCGCCGCAGTCGGTGCTGGCCGCCGCGCTGTTCCGCACTATAGCACCCGCGCTACCGCCTTATGCTAACGATCCTGCACTAGTGGAG CCAATGTTCTACATACTGAGACAGACAGTGTCGTCTCTGATCGACGACTGCATGCCGCTAGTGTCGGACATCGCTCAGCTGATCGTAGCCGGCTTCAACACATATCCCTGCGCTTCGGGACTTGATGTCGTTAAACTG GTGGTACTAGCTCTAGGCAGCGAGTGGTCAGACGCCCGCGCTCTCCTGCAAGCAAGCGTCTCCGCTAGCGTACGGGCTCTGGCCCCCGACCCCTCCGCCCGGCCAGACCTTACCGAGGGACTCTTCACGCTACTGCAGGCCGTCACTAAGAAGAAACCCCAGTTTGTCGACTGGTTGGAAGATCTGCTGCCGGATTTAGTCGAATTAG CATGCGGCTGCGTCCGCATGTGGGAGGTGGCCGGTTCTCGTGCAGCATGCGGCTGGCTGTCGGCGCTGGCGGCGCAGCGGCCGCTGTGTCTGCAGCCACGAGCCCCCGCGCTCACTGCCGCCGCACTCTCCTGCATCG GAGGAGCAACCCCCCGCAACCAGATCGAGCCGCTAGCGGAACTCCTGCTGTCGCTGAACCGCGCGTCGTGGCGGGACGCGGAGCTGGCGGGCTGGCTGCgggcggcgctggcggcgccGGGCTTCCCCACGCCGCATGCCACCGACCCGCACAAGCACAAGTTCATACAGGCTGTTGTTAA GGAGAAGAGCAGTAAGCGACGGTTGCTAGAGACGGTGCAAGAGTTCTCTCTAGTCTGCCGCGGCCTCGTGGACACAGAGTACGCGAGACAGACTCTCGCCTCCAAGCAACTAGTGGCGTGA